The genomic window TTAGTAGCATCTTTTATGCTTTTTCGAACTGAATTTTCTGCTAGTATCACATTTATCACCTCCTGTGTAACATTGACAAAATGCGAGtcagcaattttcaaatttagtgtccctgctataatcacctaGTGCAATATGATCATAATGAGATAATTGATGCAGTTCTCAACAAAATTAGAAGGCACTTATCTCTATAATCACAGCAGGAATTATACTAAATCAatgatattattattttaattaaagcAGCCTTCATGAACAGCTctctgaaattttctttaatttaactctgatcaattaaataacatttgattttaaaaaaatgctaaaCTTATTCACCATAAACTGGTCAACCCAGATGTGCTTCACTTGCATGCATAAAGATTGTTGTTTGAATTCATACTTATCTACCAGAAAtgtatttaaattttgaaattatagtaaattcaaatacaaaataatttgtaattatGAGTTATTTCCAATTATAGGTACTGGtaggtaatttaattttatttttctgataatAGGTTGTAGGCTTTATCATGCTTTTGACCAGTGGCATAGTCCTTGGTTGGAAAAATTATCACTTTGCAGTCACCAGAGAAGAGAATAAGAGACCATTTGAGTGGTATTTAGGGGCTGGATTTTGCATTGCAGTGGCCAGCATAGTCACTTTAGTGTTGCTTAAAAGAGCAGATCCTCCTCTTGTAAAGAAATGTTCCCTTGTGGTGAGATTCTTTTTTCCTCCACAACATTAATGATATCTTCTGGAGTTAGCAATTTAGTTGAGGCTTATTAATTTATGTAAGACaaataaattagttattttatgGTAAAGTAATATCAAGTGTTTGCAAAACTGGATTTATAtcaagaataaaaatgaaaagtgcatgTAATTTtcactaaataaaaaaagaagaaaaaaggagagagaaagaCAGAAGGAAAGAGAGACCTTTTAGACAAACATTATTCACAGTGATTCTTCCTGTGGGGGACTTTTTCCATAGCTCTCCTTTGTCAATGCTCAAGAATACTTTCTATAGATTGATTGAATACCATAGCAGAGAAAACATCTCATGACTTTTAATAACTCATTGGACCCGGTGGACAGGTCCTGCTTTTGGTGAGGTGAGATCCTAAAAAATTGTACAAGACTCATAAGCTTGAGCAATGACCATAACCCCATGGTAACTTAATTGAATGATTAAAATTCccattttcttcattattttcttaTAGTACATAATAATTCTTGCCTTGGCCACCATTTTCACTTTGGTTGCAGTTATCTTAAGTTTTACTTTTAAGGTGAGGAATAGgattaacttgtaattttcttacttttacTACTCAGTAGATGTCCCAAATTGAAACCCCATTGTGTTGTTCATGAACACATGTAATAATTTGCCATATAGCATCTTTAGACTTCATGTCTTGGTGTGAAGTCTGCCCTACTACTTCAGATAACTAATTGTGGGACATTAAAGAACATACATGTAGTTATTGCAAAGAGTAGGGAACATAGCATAGCTATTGGTGTTGTGGTCTACCCTTGATTCTGAAATTGGAGGCATCtgcaaaaatttccttcaataCTATATATACTCCTGACTGGAAAAAAAGCACTCTTGTATCATAATATGTCGCCCAAAAGACCAACAGAGTGATCCTAACAGGGCTTTGATGCAGACCCCCCTCAACCAAGATTCAGGGTATTAACTGTCATGCTAACTAATACTTTGCTGTCCAGTGAAGGCAATCATAACTGctagtaaaaagtaaaaaaaattgaaaaaattttttttcatttcatggcAGACATCCACTTTACACAGGGTGGCTATTAAGACCCAATAGTAGATATTAATCAATCTACTTTCATTCACtgtgaaatgttttgcaatTTGGTTGAATCCTAGCAGtgcaatttatttttgattttgttctagCTTGATGACATGGAAAATGATATGAAGATCAACATTCAGGATTATGGtttaggaagaaaaagagaagagacaataaatatgaacgtgctacaaagtgaaGTTAGTATTTTGTGTGATAGAGCAATGTGAAAGATTTCCGTATGACCCCATGCTGGTTTCGccactgtttttctttattaattaaCGGCATGAATGAAGTATAAAGTTATAACCAGCCGCTGGTCAGGAAATGAGCCCACGCTTGTCCTTCCTCCTCATCGCGGGCAGGAAGACTTGACTTGAGAAAAAGAGAGGCGGAAATCAAGCTCATGCAGAAGTTTGCAGTTAAGGTGCACGGTATCTTGAATGATACCCTAATAAAaagcaatgaaattttttcttaattatccTGTTCTTAGAAACCCCAACAGTAATTCTGACATACATTTTTGTGTATGTACAGGAGGATTGTTGTGGAGTGAATTATTATACTGACTGGAGAAATACAAAGTTCGGAGGACGTAGAATCTTCGCAGTACCAGACACCTGCTGTAAAACAAATGAGTTTGGGTGTGGCTTTAAGTTTGAAACTGACGATATCAACCGCAGAGTGAGTTTTGTTTTGCTGATAGTTGTGTAATTATCGCCGCAGAATTTACGTGTCTAAGgattgttttcctctttttaactGGATTTCAACAGAAAATTCCCTTTTGTATCTGGAccccttttttaatttgtctttttttgtttgcttgtttgtttagtttttttttcgctctttggtttttaagttgtAAGGAGAGAAAAAACCCTGAACTCAATGTACTGGAAATTGCGAGTGTtgagctgttttcttttaactgtgtttttttttcttttgtagggATGTTTAGAGGTGGTAAAGGGCTCCGTAGGAAAACGTCTATTGGTAGTCAAGATAATGGGATTCTTTTTCTTGTTGGTTGAGGTCTGTACAGTAAAGGTTGTTTACATACAAATTTGTcaatcaacaacaaaaacaatgttcATTTCACGCGGCGCGCCACTTTTTCTCACCGATTTCGTGGACTTCGTTTAGGCTACGGAGACGAACGAAACGAAATCGTAAACCTTAAGTTTGTAACTAGAGGGTTGATTTTATTTTgcctatctttttttttgtccattgaAAAAATGCGAGAGAGGGAATTTTTGTGAAGGTGCAGGGGATTTTAGTGTCACCTAACGAATTAATTTCCGTTGAACTGTTTCTTAaatctgtttctgtttctttctttcttataCTGACGTGACTAGCACAAAGGGATAGAAGTTGTCATGTAACAATTTTTGTTCATGATATCTTTCTCAAACTAgtaattttcaaaccttttttttccgtCCTCACAGGTTGGCGTGGTGGTTGCCACGGCAATCATTTGGAAGAAATACATGAGTGAATGGTGACTGACTGATCACGGCTGAGAAGAATCACATGAACGCATGCATAACCCGTGATTGTGGTCTAAACGCCTGACTGATCACGTTAGTGTCATGTGATATAATGTCACTGCCGAAAACACAATTATGTTCAATTTGCTGATCTCTTTCGCCTCACTAATTTATCTTAGTGTCAATTTTAGTGAGCAGAGATTTTCGTGCCCCTATTTCGCATATTTATGTGAACgcataattttgtgtttttgtctATGTTTAAAGGGGCTCTTTCAACTTTTAGCTTCATTCTAAGAGGCATTCAATATCAGCAAAAATAGAACCTAATAGTATGTTCATTAGCCCTCTTGACCACTAAATCACGCGGGAGAAGGTTGAAAGTTAGGGTAGAGCACGAACAGTTgtactgttttcttttctctcaattttttttgcccaaTGATCACATCTTGATATTAattgaggaaaaagaaaacaaattttaagcaATACAGAGTTTCttaaaatgtcaattttttttttgacaatttattACGCAGTTTTGTATAATAATCGGTgattaacattttgtttttttgtttgtttgtgtgccATCTCTTTGATATGTTAACTACGGCTTTATTTGTAGTCGATCTCAACAAGATCGTATTGACTGGATAATCGCAACAACATGAAGATTGTACTCGCCATGATTGTATTTACCCGCGGCTATCTCAGACGAAATATTTACTCGTTGATATTTATTAATTCTCTAAATTGTGTGCTCTTCTCCGACAGGTTAGAATGTGGTAGTACTTTCTAATTATATGAATGGAGCATCttgaggttatttttttctttttaaaatttaaattgtctTTGGATAGACACTAACTTTCCTCTGCGCTCCTCTTAGCTCTAAACACTTATTCTAGCTTAAATAGCTGGATTTGCTCATTTTTTGTAGTTATTGACCACCCATGGTGGACGTTTAGTTTACGCAGTCAATAAAAGCACTCACGGGCTTTAGTGAGTATGGTGTACTCTCATTCAGTATTGCAGCAGCTGTATACAGAAAAGTATTATTATCTAGTTAGATACGGTCGTAGATATCTGTGCCCACAATATGATGAAATTATGGCTGAACAGAATCaatagaaaatcaaaagaagtaaagaaaggAACGAAGGAAAAACCCAattaaacaagataaaaacaaaaagcaaaataaaaagagcTAGAACAAAAgttgacaggaaaaaaaaaacgataaacatatacaaaaaaacagaaaacaaaggaaaaaaaagcagggTTCATCTTGGTTCCGGACAATCTTGGGCTATGAAGGGGATGGGGAGGGGCCTTTCCTGCGTCTTTGTGACATCTGGGAACACACTGGATTCTACTTCAAAAAAATGGACAAGGATGAAGTCAAGGTCAATCTAGGACCTCCACCCCCTTTTCCAAAGCTGCACCCTTAcctaaagaaactctggtgtGAATTACTTACGCTCCCACCCACGCCCTGTCTATATACCTACTGTTTGTCAGGTAGCACCGAACGCATTTTATTATTGTCTGTTTTTCTCCACAAATGGAGTGCGCAATATTTGACGAGCGACAATTGCTCGAGAAAAATTCTCAATCTTTAGATTATCCATATGTATCTTGTATCGTTTCCTTAGTTTCGCAATAAATATGTAAACACACTATACATAGGTATGGTTATTTTCTTAATAATACACAGTTCTACGCGAGCAAGCTTATGAGGACAGTTTCTAGTAATAACGAAGCACTTGAAAGTACCAGGGTGAAAAAGAATTTAACCTGAACAGTTgcctaataataataaacaggGTAAGACTGAGATGACAGTCCAGATACACGGCTCGGATGGAGTGTTTCAGTGTACTTGTTCCCAGCAGTTTGTAGCACCTTTCCTTGCCTACCTTCTTGTGTTGACCGTGTGTCTAATTCCATATAAGGCAACTGGGAACGAGTCATTTTCTTCCCATGAGTCCTCGTGTTGGAAATACTCGTTACCAAGTCCTTTTCAGTTTCtcaaaatccaacatggcggccaGAAGGGCATTGATGTTACTTGATTGTCTTTCATGTTCGCGAAGAAGTAACAAGTTTCTTGGGATTTTTACTCGGAATTTCAGTGATGCAAGAGTTTTATTTAGTCGCCAACCCCCAAGGTAAAACGTTTGTGTTTCAGGAATGCCATTCATTCGTGGAGCGATTTGTACAGTTTTTGCAGATGTACATCGCATGCAACATGCAGTCCTTGATCCAACGAAAGTGATCACCTCATTATCAACTCTTTTCACCAAcaacagtatgcatattctcccttgGGGTTTCTACACATCATTTAAGCTTCTGACGTGAATAATTTGTGAAACAATgtaaagcttctttagttggtgattagtGCTTCATTCTTATAACCACAACGTGTGATTCGGAGATGatttggtaaggagaaattagatgttggtcactcataAAGGTCAAAGAGTTAATGCCTTAAGCCATGTCTGAACAATTTTAATTAgctactttttttgttttgttcttaagcattttgttttcttatttgcagAAGACAAAGTTGCTACGGGACGAATATTGCAAGGTCAATGTGCTCATCTCAATCAGCGTTGTAAGTGCTAAACACAGTTTTGCTTGTGTTTGTTATATTAGTCGTGCCAGTGGAAAGCTTAAGGTTTTGAGAGACATGATGTTATATTCTTTAGTATCTACTCATATTATTGACCtatctatttatttaatcatCTATTTAACAATTAGATTCCTTGTTACCCTGCATCTGCTGAGTAACAGATTACAGTTGaagtcaaaatatggtaagatcAATAAAGTGGTACACAGCTGAAGCTGAGAGTGTCTTCTGTGATCCATTGCAGAGTAGATCCATGGcagcatggaatctatttgtttacgATGCtaaagagagcaaaaaaaaattgttaatgttAATGTATGTATTTGTCCTCCTATAGACCATGGTTAAGAATCAATCACAATGCATGCACAATTTAGCCATTTgaaatttacttatttactcatttatttATGTGAAAACTGTAATGGGATACTGGTTGATTCAATGGATTTCAAGTAACAGGTTTGGATCTGAACCCCAGCCAgctcattttgttattttcttagGCCACACTCTATTGTTTCAGGATGCCTCTCTCAGCTCAGGTGTGTCAGTGGATATACAATGTACTCAGATGGTCAAGAAATCTTTGGAAATTgcagaggggaggggggtgggttTATATCCTCTCACAGTCCCTCTCTGATCCCAGGAGTATGATTTGTTATCTACAAACACTCTAGGAAATGTCAGAAGTTGTGGAGGGGAGAGGGAGTGGGGTGGATTTATCTTAAATGGACAAGCAAACTAGTGGAATAATAATACtcagttatttatttaaattgcaTTGAGTGACAGACATATGTACAAGAATTTTTGTGGAAGAGAATATCATAAATGACTCTGAGGTTACCCTCCAAAATCAAGGAAAACATgggttttcaaaatttgctaGGGAAGCATGGCTTCAGATCCCCCCTTCTGGGGGCTACATGCAGTAAATTGTATTAGTTAACCCACTTGTTATGTTCACACATCTGCCTATAAAAAATTTGAGCAACATTTCCTTAGTTAATTACATAATTCTCTTGCTACTTCATATAATTCATAAAGTCCCTGATAACAGCATCCAAgttcttaaattttcttcacCACACATgctacaaaacatttttgattccaagaaaatgtgttttataCATGTATTTCTTGCAGTCATGTTGTCTTCAATGCACCCCTAATCAATATTTGAGTTTAAGTGAATTGTTTCCAGACTTTTAGAGTGTACCAAATTACGTTCTTACATGTACtttcaaaccaaattattttatatttcattaaCATAATGATGAATTAGTGTGTTTTTTGTTGTGTATCAACAGAGATTTCATAGATAAAGACATTACAAGTCCAACAAAAAAAGATGCTGATGACACAGATTCGACATCATCACTGAGTCAGAATGAACTTCTGAAGCAGATGTAAGCTTTAAACTAATATCATTGCTCATTTCCCCTTTCCAAAAAGAAGTAATATGGTaccttcaagttatttctttttaatttactgaTTCTGTGTTAAAATCTGCAGAAATATATTTGATACTGATGAAAAGGTTGAAATTCCCAAAGCTGCAGATTCTCATATGACCTCCTCAATGTTAGATGACGAACTTGTCAAGTAAGTATAGTACATTACTTATTTATTCTCAAAATCTGCCAAGTAATCATCCTCTgaagtttctaaaaatttcctttcaaatttcctGAGATGACTTTGTTCTAAATCAAAATTACACTTATGTCtcatttacaattttcttttctcttacccatttgtttgtttactgTAACGGTGATGATGTAAGAATTCATATGTACACTGTACATGTGTTAATTCCTTGTAGGAGATTGTAGGGTTGGACTGTATTGTCTTAATTTACTTTTCTAAAGTACATTAATTTTGTACTGTCACCTCAAAAGTTCAAGGTTGGATATGACCAGGCCTGTATCATTTTGTTTAGAAGCCATTCTTTGCTTCTGAGAAATGAGGGATAGGGCGGTGCTCTAGAGAGTTGGTATCATTCCTTGGAGTGTGAACCCAGAACTCTGTGGACGaattaattgaaaatgacattaaatttgttttttctaaatttatttatttttcccccagtttctttacaatttataaaacttagaaaaatgACTGATCTGACTTGACAATTCAGACTGATTTTCTTAAAAGCACTTGTCTCTTAGTTTTCACTCACACTTTTAAACCAAATTTCAGCAAATTCGTGAATTGCATGATGTGGGGTGGTAAAAAGTCTTTATCACAGAAAATCTTTAAACTGGTAAGTTGAGCAGGTTAGTTTATACATGAAATAACCACATGcccataaaaaaattgtaaagtggTACCTTTTTCTCCCAAAGTTTGCCAGAATGTGTTATGAATGGTTCAGAAGATTACACTTTTTGTTAAGGATATAAGCTAAAACCATTTTGGAACTCCAAAAAAGAAACTGGAATGAACTGATAAATGCAACATTAGCCAATTGGAAGTTTTCAAACTTATTTGTATGATCATTTATTTTCTGAAGGCTTAATGACGGTTGCTAAAATAGATCACAGCAGGTTTAGAGGAGttgattgttttaaagaatCAGTAGCTTGTATGCTGGATATTTTTATAACCattctacttttattttatttcaggcAATGGAAGAGATTAAGAAGGAACAATTGAAGAAGTGAGTTTCTTTTCTACTTATTTTTGCAGGAGAAACATTTCAACAGTTACTTCATCATCATGATATTTTTTGCAATACTTCCTTACATTGCATCAgtcgatatgatattaaaaattgactttttttctgATCCTTTAAGCATCTCTAGACATCCAACTGATGTGTTTTATGCTATCTCCCTGAAAAGAGAACACTTACATACAATTGTTTGATGCTATGAAACTCAAAAAACTGTGAACATCAGAATATATCTGAAAtgtccttttttgtttcaaggaaAAAACCAGTAAATGTTACCTTGATTAAAGCAGTGGACTGCAAACATCAACACTAGTCACTTTTAGGATTTCTGAACTTTACTAACTGGTCAGTTTGCAAAATTACTTGTCAGAAATCAACCAAAGCAGTCATAGTTTTTACAATAGCTCGTACTCAATACCTTGCTTAAGATGAAAAAGTGACTGTAACTGAAATGTGTTAACCTACAATGACTTGTTTTCCTCACATTTGCAGGGTATCAATTCAGTTGTATGATTTCTGGTTTCCACGTCAGTTTTTGGTCAAATTCACTATTTTCTCAGATACATTTCCTGTGGCTTGGAGGAGAAAAGTGTGTGTAATAGTGTGTGCGTGATCTCACCTTGACCAGATGCTTGAATGGAATAAAGGCAGCAAGTtgcttatttgcattttttttaacctaggCAAAGACAATCATCCCAACCTGACTCAGTAGAGACAGATCCCTTACAAATTTTTGCCACTGCAATTGAGAATTGCAAGCCAGTCATAGGAGTGGTGGGCATGAAGAGGGCAGGTACTGTGTACCAGGTAGGGCCATAGATAACAACTTATGTATTTTGAAGCAGACAGAAGTTTATTTTCCAATTAGCACCAATTATTTACTACCATGACAACATGAAACTGTAACATTGGGTTTTAAACAATGTATATGTAATGGTGACAAATCATCTAGTTTcatgtatacatgtacatcttACATGCTGGTTTACACTCGGTCAATTTTTTGATGAATGTAAATTCAAAGTCTTCTGATACAATTCCTTCAAGTAAAGTTCAAAAGCCAACCAATGCTCACAGAATTATAAAAGGACCAGAGTGGAAAGATAAGTGGAAATTGTGTCCCAGAGGATGTTGTTACTCCTGTTCTTAGAGTTTGTGTCACAAAACCTTGAATTTTTTCGCTATTGatgatttttcagtatttttcatttctcaacCATGTGTTGGTTTCAAAGTCCTGCTTCAGAAGTATCTGACAATAAACACTTAACCCCGACCCTCCCAATAGTGTCTGGTATACTATTTATACAATACAGCAGTTTGGTTTGGCATAGTCATGCAGAACAGCATGTATTCTTTACTCTGTTCTCTTAATTTAGCACTACTTATTCTTGTAGGGTTTCTTATCATCAGCATCTATCCTTTTGTATTTCATACATACTTTGACAAGAGTTTTACTCACATGTCTGTAATTTTCAGGTGCCAAGCGCAATCAACCAACGACGCCGTCGATTTTTGGCCATTAAATGGCTCATCAAAGCTGCTCGGGAACAGCAAAAAGGCAATGCTCGAATGTACAAGAAACTTGCCAAGGAGCTGATGGATGCTTACAATAAGGAGGTGGGAAGTCGTTTTTATGGAAGTGTGAGGCAGTTTACAGGggtgtatttttgtttgtctttcggTCGGATAGTCACGTACAGATATCAGGGTTTAAAATAACTTCACTGAAGTAAGAATAGGGCTAGTTAGTTGCGGTTAAAGTGGCTGTAATTTATATTTGATGGGGTGTTACTAACGCTAATCATCTAAACATCATCTTTGTGAAGATTCTCAAAAATCATACTTAAGATGTTACCATTGTCAGTGATAATTAAGAACAGATGTGGAAAGGGACTTAAGGTACTTAATAAGGGAAGCCTTTCAACGCGTTTATTGAGTGTATATTCCGTGTTTAGAAATTTTTAATGCATAGTACTTCTTACAGTATGTAGTTGCGTGGATAGTTATACTCCAACGTGTAACAGGTTAATTTATCCTTACTGTATCGTCTTGAAAGCTAAACTGTGTGGAAATTGCAGATTAATCAGGAGCTATTATTagatttgacaccaaatttcCAAACCTAATGATTATCAAGAACGAGGAAGTTGATGGTTTGAGGAAACgggaatatttttatttaaattttatattcCAGTGCAGCTCAGTCTctgtcattattattactaaattattattattattattattattattattattattattattattattattgctgttattattgttgttattattattatcttcatCGCCGGTACCGTTCTTTTACATAGCAGGCAAAAACACATTTAGCAAATAAATGCAATTGAGAGTTTGAtatgttattaatttttgtgtatTATTTTTgctcatttatttgtttatttttttgttgtattcaGGGTACTGTCATTAATAGGAAGCACGAACTACACAAAAGAGCTGAAGACAACAGAGCTTACGCACACTTTCGGTGGTGGTAATACCGTACTAAAGTACAACAATGAACTGTTGAGTTCCATGATTTTCTCTCCATTTTCTTGTTTTACGTGGTGTTTCAGCAGAGAAATCGCTGCTTGGTTGAAATGCTGAATGATCTTACTTAGTAAACTCAAAAGTATAGTTCATGGAGGACAAGTCTACAGATACTTTTTTGTCACCAGAAGGCCCTTCCCTATTGAGTGTAAAGTAATGTTGTGTAAGAAGTTTGTAGTCAATTTAATCATTTCCTCTTCCTTCATCgttgttgtttggtttttattttattgtcatgtTTGACTTCCGCTTTTCTTCAAGCATTGTATTATATCTGCCTTGACTGTATTTTGGTCGtgaattttaaatgtttaaaagcgATAACAAGTTATAGCTTTTTGGCAGTTTGATGGTCCATTGCGTTTTATCGCCGAATTATTTTAGTGGCAGTAGTATGTACGTTTTTCGTCTAATGGATCATCAGTGCGTTTTATCGCCGAATTATTTTAGTGGCAGTAGTATGTACGTTTTTCGTCCACTGGCTCATCGTTTTGATCTTATCGGTCAACGAGTAATTTGGGGAATAGGACTTGAAGCGTATGCATTCACTCATGAAACAAAGGTGTCAAATTGCTGCTCAACAGAGATACTTTCCGCTGTGTCTGGTCGCATGTCGAGTGTATGTAAGTTGACGACTAGGGAAGCTCTTGCACATTTTCCACACTTGCTCTctgattttctctcttttctttcctgTCATTCCTTGTAACTTTTTTGGTATACTTAATTGAATGATCAAGAACAGGGAGGACCAGTGAAAATCAGATTTTGCTTATTTTGGACAAGCTTGTGCCATTTCACTATCCAAAACGAGTTACTCCCAAAAACGGATCAATATTCCGTAACGGTGACTCTTTTTTAAGGGAAAGTACATGGACGAGGCATGTCCGAACGATTTGCTGCCCAATAGTTACATTGTGTGGGCCTGGGCTTACGCTAAGATATGTGGCAGTTTCAATGTACCGCATTGTCGGCAAGCCGCTTGGGCCATTTATTGAAGTTGAAATTTCTTCggcaattttgttttcatcaagctaaatcattaaaatatattctGTCATTCTCAGTgccataaattttcaatttaagatCAATAGCTTTGCAACACAGACAAGTCGACGTTCGCGTGAAAGTTGCGGGAAGGAAACATGCAATATGATAATTTTCGGATATCCATACGTGTTAAAGCTTGTAACATACAGTTCCTTTTGAACCTTAGCTCTGTGTCGTCAACAATGACTGCGAATTCAGTTGAATTTACATGCATCTTAAAAACTTCTTGTTTTAATATCAGAGCTATATTTGAATgtgaatttatttaattacaatCTGAACGACCGGATGCTTCTTCAACATCCTGAAAGGAGTTAATTAACCATGTCTTTCTAGGAAATTCTCTCTCATGATTCAGCGAGTTTATATTATCACGCAGCtagtaaaaattatttatttattgccCTGTTTCCCCAATTAACGTCGGTTGAAAATTTTGTATGCCTTAGCTGCAACTGATCAATTAGCACACAATATTTCACCAAAGTTTAAGAGCAGTTAAGAGCTGGAGTAAGTCCTGATAGCTTATTTTGTCACATTTTAATATAAAACGAAAAGTAGGATAATAATCACGGAAATAGCTCGAGTGATAAATTGTTCGAAAAGGAAAGTGACCACAGTGCATTTTACTTGCGTTACGGAGACCTTTGGTCACTATTGAGTGGCATCTGAATGATGGTTCAATAATCTAGGTGTCAGAATCAAATGAGAGAGTCCAAGGGTTTTTGATTGTCATGGCAACGTGGAGCTAGTATGTGTGTCCCAACCAATCATATCAATGCATCCTCGTGATCGTCATTACCATATGTGGTATACCTCTGGACTCTTTCCAAATTACCCCAGGACATGATTTTCATgatttcaaaaataatattcacaaAATGT from Pocillopora verrucosa isolate sample1 chromosome 8, ASM3666991v2, whole genome shotgun sequence includes these protein-coding regions:
- the LOC131778955 gene encoding CD63 antigen-like, translated to MARLIAPGNEKTRFYTAKVFPGMVGGMIVVGFIMLLTSGIVLGWKNYHFAVTREENKRPFEWYLGAGFCIAVASIVTLVLLKRADPPLVKKCSLVYIIILALATIFTLVAVILSFTFKLDDMENDMKINIQDYGLGRKREETINMNVLQSEEDCCGVNYYTDWRNTKFGGRRIFAVPDTCCKTNEFGCGFKFETDDINRRGCLEVVKGSVGKRLLVVKIMGFFFLLVEVGVVVATAIIWKKYMSEW
- the LOC131778949 gene encoding small ribosomal subunit protein uS7 isoform X2, whose translation is MAARRALMLLDCLSCSRRSNKFLGIFTRNFSDARVLFSRQPPRRQSCYGTNIARSMCSSQSALDFIDKDITSPTKKDADDTDSTSSLSQNELLKQINIFDTDEKVEIPKAADSHMTSSMLDDELVNKFVNCMMWGGKKSLSQKIFKLAMEEIKKEQLKKQRQSSQPDSVETDPLQIFATAIENCKPVIGVVGMKRAGTVYQVPSAINQRRRRFLAIKWLIKAAREQQKGSARMYKKLAKELMDAYNKEGTVINRKHELHKRAEENRAYAHFRWW
- the LOC131778949 gene encoding small ribosomal subunit protein uS7 isoform X1; the encoded protein is MAARRALMLLDCLSCSRRSNKFLGIFTRNFSDARVLFSRQPPRRQSCYGTNIARSMCSSQSALDFIDKDITSPTKKDADDTDSTSSLSQNELLKQINIFDTDEKVEIPKAADSHMTSSMLDDELVNKFVNCMMWGGKKSLSQKIFKLAMEEIKKEQLKKQRQSSQPDSVETDPLQIFATAIENCKPVIGVVGMKRAGTVYQVPSAINQRRRRFLAIKWLIKAAREQQKGNARMYKKLAKELMDAYNKEGTVINRKHELHKRAEDNRAYAHFRWW